GCAATGGAAGGCACAACACTTTCATTTGGAGAAACTAAAGAATTACTTGAACTTGGACACACAGCAGGGCATAAACCACTGGGTGAACAGCTTGTAATATTAGGCTTTGCAAAAGCTTATGATGTAATAGTTCGTGAAGCATCAAATAAAGAAAATATTATAGACAGTAGTTTTATCAAAGATATTCATGCCATTATGTTTGAAGATGCTCTAAAAGTGGCACCCCAATATGTATCTAAACCGATTGGAGCATATAGACTAGATGAACGATATATAAAAGGTGTAGATATAAAACTGTCTTTGCCACATATGATTTCAAACGATATTGAAAATTTACTCTATAGATTTCATAGTAATAAAATGGATTTACTAGATATATCAGAGTTTCATATACTATTTGAAAGAATTCATCCATTTGCTGATGGAAATGGAAGAGTTGGTAGATTAATAATGGCATTTCAAGCTATTCAAAATAATATAGTACCTCCACTTATAGAAAATGAGCATAGAGATGATTATCTAAAAGCTATAAACAATAAAGATGACTTGTGTAAATTTTTGGATGAGAGTATTACTAAAAGTTTAGAATTGATAGATTTATAGGTAGATTGTCAAAAATTCACTTGTTTTTAAAAGCCCACCAAAATGAGAGACCGTTTAAAATTTCGTGTCAGCTACATTTAGTAACATAAAGCTACACCTCTAAATATTTATCCAGCCTCCCTTCGAAAAAGATAGCAAGTTGAGAAATAGTCAGTGACCAATTTCTCACTGGCATACTCCATTTTTTACTTGCATTTTGTATCCCTAAATATAGTAATTTCAAGAGTGAATTTTCATTTGGAAACGCACCTTTAGTTTTAGTTAGTTTTCTAAACTGGCGGTGTACTGATTCTATAATATTTGTAGTGTAAATTGTCTTTCTAATCTCTGCTGGATACTTGAAAAATACAGATAGATTCTCCCACTTATTATTCCAAGAGTTGATGACAAGTGGGTATTTTTTACCCCATTTGTCATCAAGTTTGAGTAGTTCTTCTTCTGCTACTTCCTTAGTTGTCAAGAGCGTAGTTAAATTAGGCATTTTTTCGTAAAATTTTTTACGAATTGTAACCTTAAGCGACGAGGCTTTATTTCACTCCTTTTACTGATTTTTTAGTCTGAAACTTATATAAATCTGAATCTACTACACCTTCTTCTTTTTTCTCTTTTAAGCGATAGGAATCACCAAGTATATTTATGACATGAGAGTGATGTAAAAGTCTGTCAAGTATAGCTGTAGTAACAACTTTATCATTAGCAAATATTCCACTCCACTGACTGAACACTAAGTTAGAGGTAACGATAGTAGCACCTCTTTCATATCTTCTTGATATAACTTGAAAAAAGTGATGAGCGTCTTCTTTACTCATAGGGAAATAACCTATTTCATCTATCACAAGCAAGGAAGGTGTCATGATAGATTACTTAATTCATAATGCTGTTTATTTAGAATAGGCAGTTGTAACTCTTTACATAAACTTTCTATCTTCTCATTTAGTGCCATAATGCACCTCCAACTGCATACACTGGTACAAGTATATAAGTCATAGCAGGGATGAAAGCATCATAACTTTGTAAATCTCTTGTGGGTATATGTATACTTATTCTATTGGATGTTTGCTTATCTTGTGTTACACTTTTAGCTGTAGCTTTTATTGGGTGGATTCCGTGATAAGGCTTCGGTAGAGGTAGCAACTGCAATTGCTCTTCTGCCAACATGTCAAATGGCCTGTAAAGTGTTGTTTGATGTATTCTCGCGTTAGCTGTAAAGTCTAGCCAATCCATAACTTCCGCATTAGCGTTTTGTAAAGTCATTTTATAACCCATCATTGAGAGCCTTGTTTTAAACATATTGTGAAAACTATATCTAAGATATAAGATAGTGATTGAACCGTTCTACTTTACCTTTCGTTTGAGCACGATAAGGCTTACAAACTTTTAGTTGCATCCCACAGTGTTTCTGGGCAAAGTCACGAAGCTGTTCGTTAAATTTATGTTTGCCATAGCCATAAGCATTTCGTTTTATGATGACAGTTTTCATATTGTCATAAAGTCCTTCTGCTGGTACACCACCGAAGTAACTAAATGCATTCATATGACATTTAATAAGAGTATCAACTTTCTCATCACTTACATATTCGGCATAAGATGCACGAGAATATCCCATTGTAGCTACAAATGCAGATAAACCATCTTTAGGAAACTCAACCCAGTCCACTTGCATCTGCTGACCTTTTTTAGTCTCAAACCTGACTAACGGTTCTTCATCTTTAACTTTTTGACGTAGTTCATGGCTTCGCACAACTTCATTCATCCAGCGCAATGAACCTCTATAACCTAGCTTTTGAATTTCTTGATATACTGATGTATTTGGAATCTCTATACCAAGTTTATATGCTTCTTCTAGCATCATGGCAATATTGGGGAGGTATGGATCTACAGTTGTTGATACAGGCTCTCTTTTTATTACAGGAACATAGCCTTCAGGTAACTTGGCATATTTAGTAACTGTATTTCTATTGATACCTAGTTTACGAGCAATTGCAACTTTACTCAATCCATCTTTGAGCATTTTATGAATCATTTTTACTTCACCTTTTTTAAGCATTTGTCTCCTTTCAAAAATTTGAAAAAAGACTTTAACAAAATTAATTTGTTTATTTAAGCTTTGGGTTGTAAAAACTACTTTTTAAGCAGCTTTCTTGCTGCCTATTTTAACTCCGCTCGTGACATATATCCCGCATTTATACGAAGGCGAAGCCCAAGATAATAGAGCTTCGCTATAGCCTTTTTTAGAAGATATGCCGTATATCCACTCACTTTTATAAAACCAAATAACTCACCTACTGAGTATTTTCCACCTAAGGCTATAAAAATTCCCAGCATGCTTGCATCAAATGGTTTGACTCTCTTTTTGTTTATTTTGCTCATTATTGTTTCTGCCACGTACTCAGCACTTCTCTCTGCACTCTGCGCCGTGGGAGGAAGAATCTCTCCCTTTGCATCTTTAATCTCAACGCAATCGCCTATTGCAAAAACATTCTTATGATTGTCTATGTTTAACTCTGCATTTGGTATAAACTGAGAAATACTATTCTTCTGCACATCTATTGAATCGTTTAAATGAGATGCTTTTATGCCGCCTGTAAAAATCATAAAATGGTACTTTAATTTTTGAGAATCTTTAAAGTAGATATAGTTCTCATCCATCCTGTCTATAAAAGTCTCTGTTAAGATATTTACATCTAAAGACTCTAACCTTTTTTCGGTGTTTTTTATAATAAACTCGCTCATCCCAGGTAAAATAGTTTTACTCGCATCAATAAGATAGATTTTTATACTTTTTACTCTATCTCCGATAGTTTTTTTATATGCCTCTATAACATATGCCATCTCAGCTGCAACTTCTACACCACTTAATCCTGCACCGCCTATGACTAAGTTTATATCTTGGCTCTCTTTTGTATTTTGCAGTTTTTTATATATTAGATTTTCAAACTCAACTCTGAAATTAAAAGCTCTATGTAAATTTTTCACTCCGTAGCTATGCTCTTTCAATCCTTCTATAAATGAGAAAAAGTTTGTTCTAGCACCAGTTGCTATAATTAGATAATCATAATCTATTAGAGAAGTAGCACTCTTTACTAACTCTTTGTCAAAATCAACACTTACTACTTTGTCTTGAATAAACTGGGCCCTCTCTTTAAAGCCGTCGCACCACTCTTTTAAGTCAATCACCAAGTCATGCATATCAAATTTTCCTGCAATATACCCATAAGCTTCGGTTTGGAGATAATGATATGGATTTTTATCAATTAGAACAATATCTATACCGGCATCTTTAGATAAAAACTCAACAGCCCTAAGCCCTCCGTAACCTCCGCCAATAACAACTACTTTTTTATTCAAATTTTGCCTTTTCGTGCATTAATAGCTAAAATTATACAATACAATTACACCACAGGGGTAGCATATCAACTTTTATAATATACTCTCTCGTAACTGATTTTTACAAAAAGAAAAAGATTAAAATACCTGCTAATGCTAAAATTATCATCGCTGGTGATATCTCTTTTGTTTTTCCTTGTATGATGTTGACAAGCATATAAACTAGTGCTCCAAGGAGTAAACCATTTGTTATGGAATATGTCATGGGCATACCTAAAACAATGAAAAATGTTGCGTATTTACTTGCATCATTTGTATAGTCTATGTTTTGTAGTTCACTAAACATCATAATCCCAATGACAATTAAAATAGGATAGATTGCATTGGGCGGTATGGCTTTAAAGAGTGGAAGGAAAAAGAGCGGTAGTAAAAACAAAAAACCTGTTGTAACAGCGCTAAGTCCAGTTCTTCCACCCTCTTCAACTCCCGCAGCACTCTCAATAAATGAAGTGGTACTAGTAACACCAGCTACTCCACTTAGCATTGTTCCAACTGCATCAGCTTCTATGGTTTTTTGCAGGGCCCTAGAGCCTTCTTCATTTTCAAAAAGTTTTGCTCTCATACCTACCCCTGTTAATGTTCCAAGTGTATCAAAGAGATCTGTAAGTAAAAATATCAAGATTAGAGGTAAAAAACTAAGACTTAAAGCTGATAGTATGTCTAGCTCAAAAGCGATTGGAGCCATTGACGCAGGTAAAGATATTAACTCCTTTGGCATAGGCGATATTCCCACTCCCCATGCAAAAAGTGTAGCAACTAAGATAGAGAGAATAAAAGCACCTTTATACTTTTTAACGCTAAAATAAATAGCTAAAACTAAGCCAAATAAAGCGAGTAAAACGCCACTATCTTTAAAGTCTCCTAGTGTTACTAAAGTTGAGTCATTTGCAACAATTATTTTTGTCTGCTCTAACGCGATAAAAGCTATAAAAGCTCCAATACCTGCACTAACAGCTCTTTTTATATCTACAGGAATAGTCTCTATAAGCCATCTTCTAGCAGGAGTAATACTAATGAGAACATACAAAACTCCAGATATAAAAACTATCCCCAAAGCAGTCTGCCAAGGTATACCCATACCATTTACAAGACCAAAACTAAAATATGCATTTAAGCCCATTCCTACACTCATAGCTATAGGAGTATTAGCCCATAAGCCATTGAGAATAGATACAAAAACACTCATAACTATGGTTGCAGTTATCAGTGCATCATAGGGCATACCACTCGCACTAAGTATGTAGGCATTTACGGGAATGATATAGAGCATTGCTATAAAAGTCGTAAATCCGGCTGTAATTTCTGTTCTTATATCTGTTTTGTTTTCTTTGAGTTTAAATAGATTCATATTAGCTTTTACAAGGCGCTATAAAGTGAAAACTTCGTCCATCAAAGAGACCCTTATCACTGAGTTTTATCTCTGGGATAACAAGTAGTGCCATAAAAGAGAGTGTCATAAAAGGAGCACTGAGAGTAGAGTTTAAAGTGTTTTTTACAAAGGCATCAATAGCCTCATACTCGGATGCTACTTCAAATGCATCTTCACTACTCATGATGCCACCAACACCTAGTCTTAAAAGATGAGATTCACCTTTGCCTACTGCACTTATTCCACCTTTAGCATTTAGGACAAGGTTAGCAGCTTCTGCCATTGCTTTATCGCTACAGCCAACAACGATGATATTGTGAGAATCATGTGCAACACTAGATGCAATAGCCCCTACACTTAAACCAAAGCCTTTTACATGGGCTATTCCTTTAATGGCACTATTTTCATATCTGTTAATCACAGCGATTTTTAAAACATCTTTATCTATCTTGTGTAAAATTTTCTCATAAGTGATGAGTTCATGATCAACTACTTGAATAACCTCCAT
The DNA window shown above is from Sulfurimonas hongkongensis and carries:
- a CDS encoding Fic family protein; translated protein: MQKLNKLTLKQREELFRQLRISITHHSNAMEGTTLSFGETKELLELGHTAGHKPLGEQLVILGFAKAYDVIVREASNKENIIDSSFIKDIHAIMFEDALKVAPQYVSKPIGAYRLDERYIKGVDIKLSLPHMISNDIENLLYRFHSNKMDLLDISEFHILFERIHPFADGNGRVGRLIMAFQAIQNNIVPPLIENEHRDDYLKAINNKDDLCKFLDESITKSLELIDL
- the istA gene encoding IS21 family transposase, yielding MLKKGEVKMIHKMLKDGLSKVAIARKLGINRNTVTKYAKLPEGYVPVIKREPVSTTVDPYLPNIAMMLEEAYKLGIEIPNTSVYQEIQKLGYRGSLRWMNEVVRSHELRQKVKDEEPLVRFETKKGQQMQVDWVEFPKDGLSAFVATMGYSRASYAEYVSDEKVDTLIKCHMNAFSYFGGVPAEGLYDNMKTVIIKRNAYGYGKHKFNEQLRDFAQKHCGMQLKVCKPYRAQTKGKVERFNHYLIS
- a CDS encoding NAD(P)/FAD-dependent oxidoreductase — translated: MNKKVVVIGGGYGGLRAVEFLSKDAGIDIVLIDKNPYHYLQTEAYGYIAGKFDMHDLVIDLKEWCDGFKERAQFIQDKVVSVDFDKELVKSATSLIDYDYLIIATGARTNFFSFIEGLKEHSYGVKNLHRAFNFRVEFENLIYKKLQNTKESQDINLVIGGAGLSGVEVAAEMAYVIEAYKKTIGDRVKSIKIYLIDASKTILPGMSEFIIKNTEKRLESLDVNILTETFIDRMDENYIYFKDSQKLKYHFMIFTGGIKASHLNDSIDVQKNSISQFIPNAELNIDNHKNVFAIGDCVEIKDAKGEILPPTAQSAERSAEYVAETIMSKINKKRVKPFDASMLGIFIALGGKYSVGELFGFIKVSGYTAYLLKKAIAKLYYLGLRLRINAGYMSRAELK
- a CDS encoding NCS2 family permease; its protein translation is MNLFKLKENKTDIRTEITAGFTTFIAMLYIIPVNAYILSASGMPYDALITATIVMSVFVSILNGLWANTPIAMSVGMGLNAYFSFGLVNGMGIPWQTALGIVFISGVLYVLISITPARRWLIETIPVDIKRAVSAGIGAFIAFIALEQTKIIVANDSTLVTLGDFKDSGVLLALFGLVLAIYFSVKKYKGAFILSILVATLFAWGVGISPMPKELISLPASMAPIAFELDILSALSLSFLPLILIFLLTDLFDTLGTLTGVGMRAKLFENEEGSRALQKTIEADAVGTMLSGVAGVTSTTSFIESAAGVEEGGRTGLSAVTTGFLFLLPLFFLPLFKAIPPNAIYPILIVIGIMMFSELQNIDYTNDASKYATFFIVLGMPMTYSITNGLLLGALVYMLVNIIQGKTKEISPAMIILALAGILIFFFL